One Alkaliphilus sp. B6464 genomic window carries:
- the hpt gene encoding hypoxanthine phosphoribosyltransferase yields MHNDVEEILFSKEDISRKVKELGEKISKDYNRDDEVVVVGVLKGANVFMADLIREIDIPVYIDFMAVSSYGYSTESSGIVRILKDLDLEVEGKHVLIIEDIIDTGLTLKYLTDNLKSRNIKSLKICTLLDKPKRRKCDLNIDYIGFEIPDKFIVGYGIDYGEKYRNLPYVASLKEETYK; encoded by the coding sequence ATGCATAATGATGTTGAAGAAATATTATTTTCAAAGGAGGATATTTCTCGTAAGGTAAAGGAATTAGGTGAGAAAATATCAAAAGATTATAATAGAGATGATGAAGTAGTTGTAGTAGGTGTGCTTAAAGGCGCCAATGTTTTTATGGCAGATCTTATACGTGAAATTGATATACCTGTTTATATTGACTTTATGGCTGTTTCTAGTTATGGATATTCTACAGAAAGCTCTGGTATAGTTAGAATATTAAAAGATTTAGACCTAGAAGTAGAAGGAAAACATGTTCTAATTATAGAGGATATTATAGATACAGGATTAACTTTAAAATATTTAACAGATAATTTAAAGTCAAGAAATATTAAGAGTTTAAAAATATGTACACTACTGGATAAACCTAAAAGAAGAAAATGTGATCTAAATATTGATTATATAGGATTTGAAATACCAGATAAGTTTATTGTAGGATATGGAATTGATTATGGAGAAAAATATAGAAACTTGCCTTATGTAGCCTCGTTAAAAGAAGAAACATATAAGTAA
- a CDS encoding cob(I)yrinic acid a,c-diamide adenosyltransferase: MRIYTKTGDSGETSLYDGKRVKKDDIRVESYGTIDELNSMLGLARNFIDDKEIVEIIYRIQRELFNVAGELATENGEKFKTKVSEEQIKYLEETIDNYLEKMPKMDKFIIPGTNKASASLHVARTICRRAERRILTLKKEEYVSDVLIKYVNRLSDTIYALARYLESDLKYVEF, encoded by the coding sequence ATGAGAATTTATACTAAAACAGGGGATAGTGGAGAAACTAGTTTATATGATGGTAAAAGAGTAAAAAAAGATGATATACGTGTTGAAAGTTATGGTACTATTGATGAATTAAACTCTATGCTCGGCTTAGCAAGAAATTTTATAGATGACAAGGAAATAGTTGAAATAATATATCGTATACAAAGGGAATTGTTCAATGTTGCAGGAGAACTTGCAACTGAAAATGGCGAAAAATTCAAAACAAAAGTATCAGAAGAGCAGATTAAATATTTAGAAGAAACTATAGATAACTATTTAGAAAAGATGCCAAAGATGGATAAATTTATAATTCCTGGAACAAATAAAGCATCTGCTAGCCTTCATGTGGCGAGAACTATTTGTAGAAGAGCAGAAAGACGAATATTAACCTTAAAGAAAGAGGAATATGTTAGTGATGTACTTATTAAATATGTTAATCGATTATCCGATACCATCTATGCATTAGCAAGGTACTTAGAAAGTGATTTAAAATACGTTGAATTTTAA